A stretch of Phragmites australis chromosome 12, lpPhrAust1.1, whole genome shotgun sequence DNA encodes these proteins:
- the LOC133886877 gene encoding NAC domain-containing protein 90-like isoform X1: MAAGSDPISTPGFRFYPTEEELISFYLRHRLAGTRPEVERFIPVVDIYSYHPRDLQSMAGAANVGDAEQWFFFCPRAERELHGGRPARTTPFGYWKATGSPSYVFSTSASRVIGEKRTMVFYLGRAPTGNKTRWKMNEYKAVAVADPDPATAAAAPMSHLRLRNEFSVCRVYINTGTLRSFDRRPLNPSGRHDQAAHHHHRQQNVLPPAANTNNQIAADVAADGQAENSHDSSSSGSRGVVVDGTEDADAIDWDSLITTADDLSFSVDDIGRAIWPQI, encoded by the exons ATGGCTGCTGGTAGTGATCCTATCTCCACGCCGGGCTTCCGGTTCTATCCGACGGAGGAGGAGCTGATCAGCTTctacctccgccaccgcctTGCCGGCACGAGGCCGGAGGTCGAGCGGTTCATCCCCGTCGTCGACATCTACAGCTACCATCCTCGCGACCTCCAGT CGATGGCAGGAGCGGCGAACGTGGGCGACGCGGAGCAGTGGTTCTTCTTCTGCCCCAGAGCGGAGAGGGAGCTGCACGGCGGCCGGCCGGCACGCACCACGCCGTTCGGGTACTGGAAGGCCACGGGCTCACCGTCCTACGTGTTCTCCACGTCGGCCAGCAGGGTGATCGGGGAGAAGCGGACCATGGTCTTCTACCTGGGCCGCGCCCCCACGGGCAACAAGACCAGGTGGAAGATGAACGAGTACaaggccgtcgccgtcgccgaccccgatccggccaccgccgccgcggcgccaaTGTCACATCtcagg TTGAGGAACGAATTCAGCGTGTGCCGGGTGTACATCAATACCGGCACGCTGAGGTCCTTCGATCGCCGCCCCCTCAACCCGTCCGGCCGCCACGATCAAGctgcccaccaccaccaccgacaACAAAATGTATTACCACCAGCGGCGAACACGAATAACCAGATCGCCGCCGACGTCGCCGCCGACGGACAGGCGGAGAACTCTCACGACAGCTCGTCGTCGGGGTCGCGAGGGGTCGTCGTCGATGGAACCGAAGACGCCGACGCCATCGACTGGGACTCGCTCATCACTACTGCTGATGATTTAAGTTTCAGCGTCGATGACATTGGTCGTGCCATTTGGCCCCAAATTTGA
- the LOC133886877 gene encoding NAC domain-containing protein 90-like isoform X2 produces the protein MIGVHAAMAGAANVGDAEQWFFFCPRAERELHGGRPARTTPFGYWKATGSPSYVFSTSASRVIGEKRTMVFYLGRAPTGNKTRWKMNEYKAVAVADPDPATAAAAPMSHLRLRNEFSVCRVYINTGTLRSFDRRPLNPSGRHDQAAHHHHRQQNVLPPAANTNNQIAADVAADGQAENSHDSSSSGSRGVVVDGTEDADAIDWDSLITTADDLSFSVDDIGRAIWPQI, from the exons ATGATCGGGGTGCACGCAGCGATGGCAGGAGCGGCGAACGTGGGCGACGCGGAGCAGTGGTTCTTCTTCTGCCCCAGAGCGGAGAGGGAGCTGCACGGCGGCCGGCCGGCACGCACCACGCCGTTCGGGTACTGGAAGGCCACGGGCTCACCGTCCTACGTGTTCTCCACGTCGGCCAGCAGGGTGATCGGGGAGAAGCGGACCATGGTCTTCTACCTGGGCCGCGCCCCCACGGGCAACAAGACCAGGTGGAAGATGAACGAGTACaaggccgtcgccgtcgccgaccccgatccggccaccgccgccgcggcgccaaTGTCACATCtcagg TTGAGGAACGAATTCAGCGTGTGCCGGGTGTACATCAATACCGGCACGCTGAGGTCCTTCGATCGCCGCCCCCTCAACCCGTCCGGCCGCCACGATCAAGctgcccaccaccaccaccgacaACAAAATGTATTACCACCAGCGGCGAACACGAATAACCAGATCGCCGCCGACGTCGCCGCCGACGGACAGGCGGAGAACTCTCACGACAGCTCGTCGTCGGGGTCGCGAGGGGTCGTCGTCGATGGAACCGAAGACGCCGACGCCATCGACTGGGACTCGCTCATCACTACTGCTGATGATTTAAGTTTCAGCGTCGATGACATTGGTCGTGCCATTTGGCCCCAAATTTGA
- the LOC133887277 gene encoding zinc finger BED domain-containing protein RICESLEEPER 2-like, translating to MHQEMIGDSSSGVLGAFYLGFLDVCFRLEIGIVGQDWRGGFVVVLRVVQIHDGIATNEIGASTNGQQKGGFSYSNIQPSRHQTPSQYRTTAPARQSATGSTPVQPPPPGSSAPGCQAARPPALSGSPSPRRPLRLSLPTRPRAHAEDTGTPPSPALPPHEATPKTPPSVVQLLPTPPSTRTPGSQELQPAGLQRRRLQPAPSLATSSSNLEDCGGKGHQSDQQVVSDDNSEDNSFDFNDDMSISNPSNDEEATDISGGTKLGKKVKVKGSKQKVKGRKRSGVWKNFKEVKVPSSVKGEILIKAKCMFCYTLYAYRPGGATSHLMRHMKKCTPYLNKLAKKRSQALLNYAPEKLGDSNLPVIVTPSEYNHEETRKLIAKMIIVHEYPFRMVEHTWFNIVLRYLNPEYQFIGRKTIRSECLKVFQSERDALMRSLRNVDMISLTCDLWTSNQNLCYMCLVAHYIDTNWNMQCRVLNFVELDPPHIGIVIGQAVFDCIAEWKIEDKIITITLDNASNNDVAVRNLKAKLLARKSTYFVAKYFHVRCCAHIINLVVNDGIEPLGPLIDNLRQTVKYIKRSPLRMHKFVEICRSLALDIGEGLKLDVSTRWSSTYHMLKVSIAYKEALISYAETDANYKWQPTDHEWALYSSIQPILGSLAEVTTAFSASKYPTAKVFYPHIVNVKIALRAARESSDINLQTMGTAMLDKFDKYWEEKNNVMVLATILDPRYKMRFVEWCFKQIYGCDVANKELGDVRIELEKLYEKCEEKHRCKTMAATKGRVLDHYRSSLLPSMVKALICSSSWIRGAPVLTEDDNEDEVESIPFPKSEVQSN from the exons ATCCAGCCATCCAGGCACCAAACACCTTCGCAGTATCGCACCACGGCACCAGCACGGCAGTCGGCGACCGGCAGCACTCCAGTCCAGCCGCCACCTCCAGGCTCCTCTGCTCCTGGGTGCCAAGCCGCTAGGCCGCCAGCCCTCTCCGGCTCTCCCTCCCCACGCCGCCCTCTCCGGCTCTCCCTCCCCACGAGGCCACGCGCCCACGCCGAAGACACCGGCACACCGCCCTCTCCAGCTCTCCCTCCCCACGAGGCCACGCCGAAGACGCCGCCCTCGGTGGTTCAGCTCCTCCCCACGCCTCCAAGCACCAGGACGCCAGGATCCCAggagctgcagcctgcaggacTGCAACGCCGGAGGCTGCAGCCTGCACCAAGCCTAG CTACATCATCAAGTAATCTCGAAGATTGTGGTGGAAAGGGACATCAATCTGATCAACAG GTGGTTTCTGATGACAATTCAGAGGATAACTCTTTTGACTTCAATGATGACATGTCAATATCAAATCCTAGCAATGATGAGGAAGCGACAGATATTTCTGGTGGAACAAAATTGGGCAAGAAGGTGAAGGTCAAGGGGAGTAAACAGAAGGTTAAGGGGAGGAAGCGCTCGGGTGTTTGGAAAAACTTTAAGGAGGTCAAAGTTCCATCCTCGGTGAAAGGGGAGATACTAATAAAGGCAAAGTGCATGTTTTGCTATACATTGTATGCTTACAGACCCGGGGGAGCTACATCACATCTTATGAGGCATATGAAGAAGTGCACGCCCTACTTGAACAAATTGGCTAAGAAGAGGTCTCAAGCTCTTCTCAATTATGCTCCAGAAAAGTTAGGTGACTCAAACCTCCCTGTTATTGTCACTCCTAGTGAATATAATCATGAAGAAACTCGTAAACTGATAGCTAAGATGATAATTGTCCATGAGTATCCATTTAGGATGGTTGAGCACACTTGGTTCAATATTGTCTTGAGGTATTTAAATCCTGAATATCAGTTTATTGGTAGAAAGACAATAAGAAGTGAATGTTTGAAGGTTTTCCAATCTGAAAGAGATGCTCTTATGAGGAGTCTTAGAAATGTGGACATGATTAGTTTGACTTGTGATTTGTGGACATCCAATCAAAACCTTTGCTACATGTGTTTGGTTGCACATTACATAGATACAAATTGGAATATGCAATGTCGTGTGCTGAATTTTGTGGAATTGGATCCTCCACACATTGGGATTGTGATAGGACAAGCTGTCTTTGATTGTATAGCTGAATGGAAAATTGAAGACAAGATTATAACAATTACTCTTGATAATGCTTCCAATAATGATGTTGCTGTTCGGAATTTAAAGGCTAAGCTTTTAGCAAGAAAATCAACTTATTTTGTTGCTAAATACTTCCATGTTCGCTGTTGTGCTCATATTATCAATTTGGTGGTGAATGATGGCATAGAACCCTTAGGACCTTTGATAGACAATTTAAGGCAAACTGTCAAGTACATCAAAAGGTCTCCACTTCGCATGCATAAGTTCGTAGAAATTTGTAGATCTCTTGCATTGGATATTGGAGAAGGATTAAAACTTGATGTCTCAACAAGGTGGAGTTCCACTTACCACATGTTGAAAGTGTCCATTGCTTATAAGGAAGCACTTATCTCTTATGCTGAAACTGATGCAAACTATAAGTGGCAGCCTACAGATCATGAATGGGCATTGTATTCATCAATTCAACCAATACTTGGGTCTTTGGCTGAAGTAACAACTGCATTTTCAGCTTCAAAATATCCCACCGCAAAGGTTTTTTATCCACACATAGTAAATGTCAAGATTGCATTAAGAGCTGCTCGTGAATCTAGTGATATCAATTTGCAAACTATGGGCACTGCAATGTTGGATAAATTTGACAAGTATTGGGAAGAAAAGAATAATGTCATGGTGCTAGCCACTATTCTAGACCCAAGGTACAAGATGAGATTTGTTGAGTGGTGTTTTAAGCAAATTTATGGATGTGATGTAGCTAACAAGGAGCTAGGTGATGTTCGGATTGAGTTGGAAAAGTTGTATGAAAAATGTGAAGAGAAGCATCGATGCAAGACAATGGCTGCTACCAAAG GTAGAGTTCTAGATCATTATCGCAGTTCTCTACTCCCATCTATGGTTAAGGCTTTGATTTGTTCTTCTAGCTGGATTAGAGGCGCTCCCGTGCTTACG GAAGATGacaatgaagatgaagttgagaGCATCCCATTTCCTAAAAGTGAAGTGCAAAGTAACTAG